The Phacochoerus africanus isolate WHEZ1 chromosome 9, ROS_Pafr_v1, whole genome shotgun sequence genomic sequence ATCAGAGAACCCACACAGGGGAGAGACCCCATGAGTGCCCTGAGTGTGGGAAGACTTTTGGACGGAAGCCACACCTCACAATGCACCGGCGAACCCATACAGGAGAGAAGCCCTACACGTGCCTCGAGTGTCATAAGAGCTTTAGTCGTAGCTCAAATTTCATCACCCATCAGAGGACCCACACGGGAGTGAAGCCTTACCGGTGCAAGGACTGTGGCGAGCATTTCAGCCAGAGCTCGGATTTGATTAAACACCAACGAACCCACACGGGGGAAAGGCCCTTTCGATGCCCGGAGTGCGGGAAGGGCTTTAGAGATAGTTCTCATTTTGGAGCTCACATGAGCACGCACTCGGGAGAAAGGCCTTTCAGTTGTCCTTACTGCCACAAAAGTTTCAATCAGAGCTCACATCTGGTCACGCACCAGAGGACACACACCGGTGAGAGGCCTTTTAAGTGTGACGGCTGTGGGAAAGGATTTGCCGACAGCTCTGCCCTCATTAAGCACCAGCGGATCCACACGGGAGAAAGACCCTATAAATGTGATGAGTGTGGGAAGAGCTTCAGTCAGAGCTCTCACTTCATTACCCACCAACGAATCCACTTAGGAGACAGACCGATACTGCTGTCCTGAGTGTGGCAAAACCTTCAACCAGCACTCCCACTTTCTCACACACCAGAGAACACACACGGGAGAAAAACCATTTCGCTGTAGTCAGTGTGACAAGAGCTTCCGACAGAAAGCACATCTTTTATGCCATCAAAACACCCACTTGATCTAAGAAATAGTCTTTAGTGGCTCTGCTGCTCCCTTCCAGATTTCCATCAATATTACCTTCAAGTTTTCCAGAGAGAGAAAATCTGCACTTAGGCATCAGAGGCTCGAGGGGGGCCTGATCTGTTCGCTTTTTTCCATGCTTTAATGGCAAGGGTAAACCTTTAGGGTCCAAATAATATTCTGAACCTAAAAGGCATTCCTTCAGGGTTTTTGACTGACTCTTAGGGAAATGTGAGTTTACTGGTTGATGCCTTGTTACTGAAAAAGAAGGGAGATAAATGTAGTTGCATTACCATCCTTCATGTCAATCCCGAGTCTTATTTACTATAATGCCTGGCCCTTAAAAGATATTCATTATAGGGTTGGTAGCTTTTATCATCTTTATTACTCAACAAGGAATTTATTAGTGCATCCCCACAAGCCCGGAACTTGCAAGCAATCAGACTAGAGGTAGGAGATTTGGGGTGTGAATGCATAGATTTAATaaaacagaaggagttcccattgtggctcagtggaaatgaatctgactaggaaccatgaggttgtgggttcaatccctggcctccctcaatgggttgaggatctggcgttgccatgagctgtggtgcaggtcacagacgtggcttggatctggcattgctgtggctgtggggtaggcaggcggctacagctctgattggacccgctagcctgggaacctccatgtgctttgggtgcagccctaaaaagacaaaagacaaaagacaaaaaaaaaaaccccaaaacagaaaATGCTCTCCTAATCCGGTTCTATGCAGGCATTAGTCACCAGATGTCTCATTGCCATGACAAGGCAGAATTATTGTAGGGGATGTCTGCAGTCCTGTGACTTTGAGGCTGAAGGAATTTCAGGAGCTCTTTGTACAGCAGTGTATGGGGGCGCTGCCTCTGGAGGTTCTGAGGCACAGAACGTACCCAGTGATGAGCAAGCCACGGGGACCTGGAAAAGGACTGTAGGACTATATAAGCAAAATTGCTGACAATGTTAAATGATATTGCAGGGATCCTTCCTGGCGTTTAGCTGAGGGAAATAATTCTTGTTTTCTCAGGTGCTGGATCATTGGCCCTTTAGATTTAAGTTACTGCCATTCTCTGATCCTTTTAGTgtcatttgttttattcactcGTACAGTCCTCTATTTGATTGAAAGAAACTGAGGGACAGCTGTGTGTTGGAAGGAACACCTacctcactgagaaggtgagaTGTTTTGAGTCTTGGTCCTGACCCCTCATTTGGCCAGATGTTCACCTTCTCGCAGGCCCTACCTTACCTACCTCACAAGGTTGTGAGGATCTAATACACATATGCGAAGACACGAACACACGCAAGCACATTGTTGTTAAACTATAACATGTAATATCGCTAAAGTTAAATGTTAGACTGTTGTTGCTAATGCCTTTTTTTCCAGAGAACTCTGGCTAATATTTCTCCAGGTGTCCTGTTCTCTCTCATATTGAGGGACCTCTTTTTTACCTACCGAAAACCTAaggcctttggagttcccgtcatggcacagcggaaaggaatccaactaggaaacatgaggtttcgggttcaattcctggcctcgctcagtgggttgaggatccggcgttgctgtgagctgtggtgtaggctggcaactgtagctctgattaggcctctagcctgggaacg encodes the following:
- the ZNF774 gene encoding LOW QUALITY PROTEIN: zinc finger protein 774 (The sequence of the model RefSeq protein was modified relative to this genomic sequence to represent the inferred CDS: deleted 1 base in 1 codon) codes for the protein MMWLGTSGKSGLPGHCLESPLQGYYPAQLEEWALNGISRPSVISHLEQKEEPWILPLQNFEASKIQRESHTDFKNQVVKLNRDIISETAEPGGTSTERANNDISHMPIWGGNWERGLKFEGQHGTLPGEGRQEPFSQEKELNKLLEGYIGKKPMCAECGKSFNQSSYLIRHLRTHTGERPYTCMECGKGFKQSSDLVTHRRTHTGEKPYQCNGCEKKFSDSSTLIKHQRTHTGERPHECPECGKTFGRKPHLTMHRRTHTGEKPYTCLECHKSFSRSSNFITHQRTHTGVKPYRCKDCGEHFSQSSDLIKHQRTHTGERPFRCPECGKGFRDSSHFGAHMSTHSGERPFSCPYCHKSFNQSSHLVTHQRTHTGERPFKCDGCGKGFADSSALIKHQRIHTGERPYKCDECGKSFSQSSHFITHQRIHLGDRPYCCPECGKTFNQHSHFLTHQRTHTGEKPFRCSQCDKSFRQKAHLLCHQNTHLI